One region of Salvia miltiorrhiza cultivar Shanhuang (shh) chromosome 3, IMPLAD_Smil_shh, whole genome shotgun sequence genomic DNA includes:
- the LOC131016852 gene encoding putative late blight resistance protein homolog R1B-12 isoform X2, whose product MAAYAAIVSLMNTINQIEHHPSPPISIHKQQLESLTQILTFLQEFLESYKSPVADGDEADPLEMRIADAAHAVEDVIESHIVDKLQPRRSKRIADAAYAAEDAIESHIVDKLQLRRSKKAKIDTAEADEQINFYQDRLQQVIEEMNVIKKEAMENELGRSMSPNEEFFEGCDTSSDYSDEVDAVGKEVSCIDFYEDLQRVIEEMNVIKKEAMETSADAQLQRKVSSTHAGSLTSSSTVKKSMMVGFDDVVLQLLDKLTGGNRNRQIIPITGMDGIGKTTLARHIFEHALVKEHFDIRAWTTISQTYNVRETLR is encoded by the exons ATGGCAGCCTATGCAGCCATAGTTTCTCTTATGAATACCATCAATCAGATCGAGCACCACCCTTCCCCTCCAATTTCTATCCACAAACAACAACTTGAATCTCTCACTCAAATTCTTACCTTTTTGCAGGAATTTCTTGAAAGTTATAAGTCCCCTGTTGCCGATGGAGATGAAGCTGATCCGCTGGAGATGCGTATCGCAGATGCAGCTCATGCTGTTGAAGATGTTATCGAATCACATATTGTGGACAAGCTTCAGCCGAGGAGATCCAAACGTATCGCAGATGCAGCTTATGCGGCTGAAGATGCTATCGAATCTCATATTGTGGACAAGCTTCAGCTGAGAAGATCCAAAAAAGCCAAAATTGATACAGCTGAAgctgatgaacaaatcaacttcTATCAAGATCGTCTACAACAAGTGATAGAAGAAATGAATGTGATCAAGAAAGAAGCCATGGAAAATGAACTGGGTAGATCAATGAGTCCCAACGAA GAATTTTTCGAAGGCTGTGACACCTCTTCTGACTACAGCGATGAAGTAGATGCGGTTGGAAAGGAAGTCAGTTGCATCGACTTCTATGAAGATCTACAACGAGTGATAGAAGAAATGAATGTGATCAAGAAGGAAGCCATGGAGACTTCAGCTGATGCTCAGCTGCAGAGAAAGGTATCCTCGACTCATGCTGGCTCCTTGACGTCCTCTTCCACTGTGAAGAAAAGCATGATGGTGGGCTTTGATGACGTGGTACTTCAACTCTTGGATAAGCTCACTGGAGGGAACCGTAACCGCCAAATCATCCCAATCACAGGGATGGACGGGattggtaagaccactcttgcccgACATATATTTGAGCATGCCCTTGTTAAGGAGCATTTTGATATTCGTGCGTGGACTACGATTTCTCAAACTTATAATGTTAGAGAAACACTTAGGTAA